Proteins from one Porites lutea chromosome 3, jaPorLute2.1, whole genome shotgun sequence genomic window:
- the LOC140931468 gene encoding beta-1,3-galactosyltransferase 1-like has protein sequence MYIQHAILSYIFNRVWKTVFIVGKSLDPTTDRLVVQEAAIYKDIVIGTFEDTFRNLYKKMIWGLTWPMEENCSASYILKTDEDCFVNIGNILNWLDRYHIITNGTQPIYAGRRQDNMPAVRDKENRYYLSEEEFPEEEFYPYASGGGYVFSGTLLPLLSNVSKTAPLFPNEDALFGSLMRRIGVEPTDNTKIIPLVYCERAHKIREERMCSISKQFILHGVKGKEQLKMHFDSALFSSVSSLCLGLPDSDDEMRDRCEYDK, from the coding sequence ATGTATATACAGCATGCAATtctttcatatattttcaaCAGGGTTTGGAAAACTGTATTTATCGTTGGCAAGAGTTTGGATCCAACGACAGATCGTCTTGTAGTTCAGGAAGCTGCCATTTACAAGGACATCGTTATAGGAACGTTCGAGGACACATTTCGAAACTTATACAAAAAGATGATCTGGGGTCTTACTTGGCCAATGGAAGAAAACTGCAGTGCTTCATACATCCTTAAAACAGATGAAGattgttttgttaatattgGAAATATCCTTAATTGGCTTGACAGATATCACATAATTACAAATGGAACACAACCGATATACGCCGGTCGACGGCAGGATAATATGCCAGCCGTTCGGGACAAGGAAAATCGCTACTATCTGTCTGAAGAGGAATTCCCTGAAGAAGAATTTTACCCGTACGCTTCAGGAGGTGGTTACGTTTTCAGTGGAACATTATTGCCTCTTCTTTCCAATGTTTCAAAAACCGCGCCGTTATTCCCAAACGAGGACGCATTATTTGGTTCGCTCATGCGTAGAATCGGAGTGGAGCCAACAGATAATACCAAGATTATTCCTCTGGTGTACTGTGAACGTGCTCACAAGATTCGAGAGGAGCGTATGTGCAGTATATCAAAACAGTTTATACTGCATGGCGTGAAAGGGAAAGAACAACTTAAAATGCACTTCGATAGCGCATTATTCAGCTCTGTTTCTTCGCTCTGTTTGGGACTGCCAGACAGCGACGACGAGATGCGAGATCGTTGCGAATACGACAAATAA
- the LOC140929293 gene encoding beta-1,3-galactosyltransferase 1-like, whose translation MFLHLCKRLKPFVLLLLLTILGLFFMIRSVSVFVKRKNEVKELNIYPKLTKHNHEYNNTDIAGAEVNKHFSLLRQDLTKLLNLYQAEGTRFRKKVRIVQKTPLLRLKSRRNVGKQNVVCSKDLFLLIQVHSSPENFMNRLAIRLSWGNMKHFIGQGNFPKRSWKTVFLVGRSSDPKTNFLVTREAAIHKDIVVGKFNDTFRNLYKKMILSISWPLEEKCSASYILKTDEDCFVNIRNLLNLLDRYHITNGTQPIYAGRRQDDMPVIRDIEDRYYVSEKEFPEPYFYPYVSGGGYVFSGNLLPLLVNVSKTAPLFPNEDALLGSLMHRIGVEPADHVKFIPFIFCEGNSRDELIETQMCALSRQIIVHGVEGQQQLKIHFYNALLNSLPSLCSLQDRYENIRDKCGRLQE comes from the exons ATGTTTCTCCATCTTTGCAAGCGCTTGAAGCCGttcgttttgctgttgttgttgacgaTTCTCGGTCTCTTCTTCATGATACGTTCCGTCTCAGTCTTTGTGAAGAGGAAGAACGAAGTCAAAGAACTCAACATTTATCCAAAGCTAACAAAACATAATCACGAATATAACAACACGGACATTGCTGGTGCGGAAGTGAACAAACATTTCTCCCTTCTTCGACAAGATTTAACGAAATTACTCAACCTCTATCAGGCAGAGGGGACCAGATTTCGTAAGAAGGTTAGAATTGTCCAGAAAACGCCATTACTTAGACTGAAATCTAGAAGAAATGTTGGAAAACAAAATGTGGTTTGCAGCAAGGATCTTTTCCTCCTCATTCAAGTACACTCGAGTCCAGAGAACTTCATGAATCGACTTGCCATCAGGCTATCATGGGGAAAtatgaaacattttattggccaaggaaattttccaaaaag GTCATGGAAAACTGTATTTCTCGTTGGAAGGAGTTCTGATCCCAAGACAAATTTTTTGGTAACTCGAGAGGCTGCCATTCACAAAGATATCGTCGTGGGAAAGTTTAACGATACTTTTCGAAACTTGTACAAGAAGATGATTTTAAGCATCTCATGGCCACTAGAAGAAAAATGCAGCGCTTCATATATCCTTAAAACGGATGAAGATTGTTTTGTTAATATTCGAAACCTCCTTAACCTGCTTGACAGATATCACATAACAAACGGAACGCAACCGATATACGCCGGTCGACGGCAGGATGATATGCCGGTCATTAGGGACATAGAAGATCGTTACTATGTCTCTGAAAAGGAGTTTCCAGAGCCGTATTTTTACCCCTATGTGTCTGGGGGAGGTTATGTGTTCAGTGGCAATTTGCTGCCTCTTCTTGTTAACGTTTCAAAGACCGCACCCTTATTTCCAAACGAGGACGCGTTGCTTGGTTCTTTAATGCATAGAATCGGAGTTGAACCGGCAGACCATGTCAAGTTTATCCCTTTCATATTTTGCGAAGGGAACTCCCGAGACGAACTTATAGAGACACAAATGTGTGCTTTGTCAAGACAAATTATAGTACATGGCGTTGAAGGGCAACAGCAacttaaaatacatttttataACGCCCTTCTAAATTCCCTTCCTTCTCTTTGCTCCTTGCAAGATAGATATGAGAACATTCGAGATAAATGTGGACGACTTCAAGAGTGA